Genomic window (Zingiber officinale cultivar Zhangliang chromosome 2B, Zo_v1.1, whole genome shotgun sequence):
aacaaggcaagacttgtagccaagggttatagtcaagtcgaaggcctcgattatgatgagacttatgctcccgtggctcgattagagtccattcgtttaatgctaacttttgctgcacatagaggcttcaagctctatcaaatggacgttaaatcagccttcttaaacgatttcattaaagaagaggtctttgttgaacaaccaccggggtttgtgaataccgaagctccaaaccacgtgtacaagctcaagaaagctctttatgggcttaaacaagcacctcgagcttggtacgaaaggttgtcaacttacttactagaaaaggggtTTGTAAGAGGttaaatagatccaacactatttctgcgtagagatggtgaaaacatatttatagcccaagtgtatgtcgatgacataatttgtggctcaaataacaagggctatttgaatgaatttatcactcacatggaaagtgagtttgagatgagtctggtgggataattgacattcttccttggacttgaaatcaaacaaactcgagatgacatttatgtccatcagacaaaatacactcaagagatgctcaagaaattcaaaatgaatgactctaaggaagtatccactccaatggagacaaacactcgccttgacaatgatgagaatggaaaatcaatttatctaacgcaatatagaagcatgatcggtagtcttctatatctcacagctagtcgaccggacatactttttgctgtgggcatgtgcgctagatatcaagtatgtgccaaggaatctcatttaattgcagttaagagaatcctgtgataccttaagggcacaattagagtaggtctctggtaccctcgtactgagtcttttgatttgataggctataccgactctgattatgctgggtgcaaattggatcggaaaagcactagtgggggttgccaatttttaggttcatcattggttagttggtcaagtcggaagcaacattgcgttgctctctccacgaccgaggctgaatacattgccatgggagagagtgtatcacaattgttgtggatgatccacaccctagaagattatgggctttcgtataagggagtgcaagtgttgtgtgacaacatcagcacaataaacctaacgaaaaatccagtccatcattcaaggaccaaacacattgaagtgcgtcatcacttcattagagatcacgtagctaggggagacattgcgctcacatatgttgagtcaaagtcaaacctagccgatattttcaccaaaccccttccggaaaatgaatttagtcatttaaggagagaattgagaatgtgtttggctcaataggccattaggacttcatcatgatcaataaggacaattaaaacgacaagagaaattgaaaaattaatttggacaacttggggacatctcacacaaactataaggtttaacaaattatttttgtttgctagaaatggggtgagatgctaggatcagccaaattattcaaaatgtatcatgcatcccttgaataattaggttgaagagacataaatcgagtatggggaagaccattacataattcatgtgtatttggttcctagatcttactcatatattccaaccaaggaaacttggttggacctttatctagaaattaactaactttggttgatgtgttgattgatacctttgatcgatacctttcataattttgattgaaaataggacaagttgttgaagtaatgatagcaatttggatatattttaacaaactcgaaactgatcatagcaaggatgtgttttgaaccaggtaatAAATAGCCTGAGTCTTGACTAATACATtagttcactatagatcatagtttcagaagtttTTCTGGGTTTGAAACCTTAAGGTTCAAAACGTCTGAACTCTATGCGTTTGGAGTTggtctgtgttttttttttatgtttgaaaCCTTCTGGTTctgaacaatttcagaccataagagctcatcgttcggaaatatttatgtttgtagattcttcagattctaggttctgaatttggaagtttctgaacttcttgatttctgaatcttcagaattctcgatagaaaacttctacgaatttcagttactgaaattcctGGAGCATCGTCAATTTGTCAGACACTGATTGGTCTACAGTCCGATCAGGAgagactggatcggtctgtcgaccgatccagaactctcTGTTTGCTTACTGATCGGCccaaggaccgatcaggtcatTCTGGTATGCAAGAAggcgttctgatcggtccagggaccgatcaggaggcttcctgatcggtccaccgaccgatcagggtattccctgaccgatcaggaggttccctgatcggtcaggatctctcctgatcggacagccgtccgatcatattgaggatgttgattgatacaccttgttttatgttggtcattttgattGCCTATGTTTCggatactgtttgatagatacatgtgtctgacctggatattagctgttttcatatatttatgctactcgtttttctattacttgcttctctttatgtttcagttcttattggctatttatatgcttttcatatgccatatcttgattgtctcttatttactgtccgataatatacttagagggaattctatgtggattaagaaagagacagtatgggttaagggggagtcctttaagtcTTATTATCTAATTCGCacattttcggtgtttgacaaagggggagaagataaagataactaagtttagagatgaatgaagttttgattttaggggagaggataaccttgaggattattgacttccttgcatagtgttgtatccgtcttagggggaggatcttgattcccctaaaattatggaaaatgagcatttctgatctaaacttaaatcgtgttgtcaaacaacaaaaagggggagattgttgatacagtctgacctggctgttgttttgatgttgacactgatttaagtttgtatcagatattaattaaacttagattgattactgatcaaggttgatcaggtggaagggaaaagtctaagtatggaaacttggcacgcggagtcggagaggagtcggtagctcattctccggactaggtcagagagggctcggtagctcgttctctggaccggatggagtcggagagggctcggtagctcgttctctggactaggtcagagagggctcggtagctcgttctctggaccggacggagtcggagagggctcagtagctcgttctcctgactaggtcagagagggctcggtagctcattctctagaccggatggagttggagagggatcggtagctcgttctctggactaggtcagagagggctcggtagctcattctctagaccggacatggaagtcagagagggctcggtagctcgttctccggactgggtcagagagggctcggtagctcgttctctagaccaggaaggctttagggtttagggctgggaagctctaaacctacataggcattggatcggtctgttgaccgatcagtaaccgatcagtgaactcaccgagaattactgatcggtctgtagaccgatcaggaggcaacgggagaaaggataggggatcggtctgtggaccgatccacctatagcctgatcggtccacagaccgatcagagacttcctggaccgatcaggctatggcctgatcggtcaaagaggatgtggatcggtctgctgaccgatccacgatAATCTgatgtttctctgcaacttctgattcgtctgatttaaccatctgctgtgagctttttaatttgcaggttgcaggtatcatgccaatgctaaaattcaaattaagatccatcagaagaataagacaaagtgtgcgttctactgtgtttcgctgcaaatggtgcaattggagcatcaacggttactggctgcgatctggcCACGATCAGCTGGCAGTCAGCTTGACtcctgcttattggttcgagctcagagacacctgtgaagaacatgggttctattggtgtgagttcatagaaccagatgagaaggaagagtgattggcgacgccttagcttgtagcagcgattcggtgcaggttgacagtgattcggtacaggctgaacacagtggaaaagcagaggcataagaagaaggaaaaagaaaaaggaaatcaatcgatcgatcaagcaagtgctaagctttgagctcttggctgagaagctgcTTCCTTCGTGTGCTCTGCTTTCACCGTCGTCTTCGTGTGGCTGTGAGCATATTCTCCATTTTCTTTAGCCAttgatcattgtaagtcttgtgctttatttacatatcatctgagactttgtggagaggttactccaccgagaaggaggaaatctttagccggaatctatccggggtgtgatctatcgaaagatcaagggatcgtccaccttacggacacgccgaggagtaggggcaagttatccccgaaccccGTACATACTGGTATTAGTGgtgtttgtctctttttcttgtattagcttttcgtttgcatatttccgctgcgctaacgatttgtaggaaaaaaatctttaagcttttagaggaggctattcacacccccccctctagccatccgaagatcctaacaatatCCATGTTCTCAAAAGTCAATTTGACtcgatatattgagagcaataattttttaaatataaatatatttaaaaattttaattcacgtacaaaaaaaaattattacaatcaatttaattgataaaaacatCACTCAATcaggtaaaaataaaaaatgaatacataatttataattttataattatccgaagatatttaataattttaaaaatttatcgaCTTGGTCCAATAAAAAGCCGAAGAACAAAAAACATCCATAAAATCCATTCCTGAAGTGTAATCATTGCATCCATTCCACTCCTGCCCAGATGTTGACAGGACCGACCTCCCCGTCTCCGTCAAACTCTATTGGAAGCGAACTGTTCTCTGCTCCGTGAAAGCCCCAAAATTGGTACGGCGAAACAGGGACAAACTGCTCCTCCATGGGCCCAAAGGAAGGCGCAATCTGTCCCACGAACTCCTCCCCTCCTTCGAGTTTCAGCGCCGCCGCACTCTGTCCCAGGTCGTGTTGAATTGCACCGCCAGCGCCGCCcttctcctcctcccttggcTGCTCGAGGCAAGTGTGGTTCGCGTGGTAGGTGACGTCGTAGACAGACGGGTCGTCGTCCGATCGCTGCACCTGCTTCTTGGCGGGGCATCCGTGCGAGGTCCGATGAGTGCACCGGAAATAGGCCCTGCGGCGAGAAAAGCTCGTCAGAATGGCCTTGGTCGAATGTGATCGA
Coding sequences:
- the LOC122048977 gene encoding transcription factor WRKY19-like isoform X2 — translated: MESNACAAALLAELSQAKELLKELELNLHCLDLCKALTPRIASSIHNSFLMAESFEANNGHDRPPSSSLALRPRTLSTPKRRKSLYSWRCQVRVSSVARGVEGPGEDDGFTWRKYGQKEILGAKYPRAYFRCTHRTSHGCPAKKQVQRSDDDPSVYDVTYHANHTCLEQPREEEKGGAGGAIQHDLGQSAAALKLEGGEEFVGQIAPSFGPMEEQFVPVSPYQFWGFHGAENSSLPIEFDGDGEVGPVNIWAGVEWMQ